One segment of Nocardioides sp. QY071 DNA contains the following:
- a CDS encoding OB-fold domain-containing protein has translation MSGPVRPVVNRDNAYFFEGTAKRELRIQKCNQCGVLRHPPGPACPDCGAFDRGYVVSAGEGTVFSYLVHHAPQVPGKELPLVIALLDLDEGVRMVAEMTGPVEIGDRATVGWNVVDDDLTLPIWTKVDR, from the coding sequence GTGAGCGGCCCGGTGCGCCCGGTCGTCAACCGGGACAACGCCTACTTCTTCGAGGGTACGGCGAAGCGCGAGCTGCGCATCCAGAAGTGCAACCAGTGCGGCGTCCTGCGCCACCCGCCCGGCCCGGCCTGCCCCGACTGCGGCGCGTTCGACCGCGGCTATGTCGTGTCCGCAGGCGAGGGCACGGTGTTCTCCTACCTGGTCCACCACGCTCCGCAGGTGCCCGGCAAGGAGCTCCCGCTGGTCATCGCGCTGCTCGACCTCGACGAGGGCGTGCGGATGGTGGCCGAGATGACCGGCCCGGTCGAGATCGGCGACCGCGCCACCGTCGGCTGGAACGTGGTCGACGACGACCTGACCCTCCCGATCTGGACGAAGGTGGACCGATGA
- a CDS encoding alpha/beta hydrolase: MGFVRRQLVTAALTANAIRPVPGFRAGIPAFFAGWLTGELAPHVLGLTVADAAAHATGSRRDWRGLALAGLSAAGLAYLVKQSRQAVDDAEDALVEGLGVEYVEQLDARPTPADLATPWRRLANPFAFGRAARRAGVEVHRDIPFTPYGRRGLLDVYTSEVTPAAGAPVLLQVHGGGWAIGNKDQQGLPLMQHMAAKGWVCVAINYRLAPRDRWPAQVVDVKAAIAWIKENIAEFGGDPSYIAITGGSAGGHLTALTAVTPNAPEFQPGFESADTTVQAAVPYYGVYDLAGASGLRTAELMRDKFLAPIVFKRSPRTEREVFEEASPLLRVTADAPDFFVIHGSRDTLVDVGQARAFVEALRSTSKRTVTYAELPGAQHAFDIFPSIRSQHLVRATDRFLHWHWNGWRRERLSTSSPAPLDPPADAT, translated from the coding sequence ATGGGTTTCGTACGGCGCCAGCTCGTCACGGCGGCGCTGACCGCCAACGCCATCCGCCCCGTCCCCGGCTTCCGTGCCGGCATCCCCGCCTTCTTCGCCGGCTGGCTCACCGGCGAGCTCGCGCCCCACGTCCTCGGGCTGACCGTCGCCGACGCCGCCGCCCACGCGACCGGGTCGCGGCGCGACTGGCGCGGCCTGGCCCTGGCCGGGCTCTCCGCAGCCGGACTGGCGTACCTGGTCAAGCAGAGCCGGCAGGCGGTCGACGACGCCGAGGACGCGCTGGTCGAGGGCCTCGGCGTGGAGTACGTCGAGCAGCTCGACGCCCGGCCGACGCCGGCGGACCTCGCGACGCCGTGGCGACGGCTGGCCAACCCGTTCGCCTTCGGGCGGGCGGCCCGCCGAGCGGGGGTCGAGGTGCACCGCGACATCCCGTTCACGCCGTACGGACGACGGGGGCTGCTCGACGTCTACACCTCCGAGGTGACTCCGGCCGCCGGGGCGCCGGTGCTGCTGCAGGTGCACGGCGGCGGCTGGGCGATCGGCAACAAGGACCAGCAGGGACTGCCGCTGATGCAGCACATGGCCGCGAAGGGCTGGGTCTGCGTCGCGATCAACTACCGGCTCGCGCCGCGCGACCGGTGGCCGGCGCAGGTCGTCGACGTGAAGGCCGCGATCGCGTGGATCAAGGAGAACATCGCGGAGTTCGGCGGCGACCCGTCGTACATCGCGATCACCGGCGGCTCGGCCGGCGGGCACCTCACCGCCCTCACGGCCGTCACCCCCAACGCGCCGGAGTTCCAGCCCGGTTTCGAGTCTGCCGACACGACCGTCCAGGCCGCGGTCCCCTACTACGGCGTCTACGACCTCGCCGGCGCGAGCGGGCTGCGCACCGCCGAGCTGATGCGCGACAAGTTCCTCGCCCCGATCGTCTTCAAGCGCTCGCCGCGCACGGAGCGCGAGGTGTTCGAGGAGGCGAGCCCGCTGCTGCGGGTCACCGCCGACGCCCCGGACTTCTTCGTCATCCACGGCTCCCGCGACACCCTGGTCGACGTCGGGCAGGCGCGGGCGTTCGTCGAGGCGCTGCGCTCGACCTCCAAGCGGACGGTGACGTACGCCGAGCTGCCGGGCGCCCAGCACGCGTTCGACATCTTCCCGTCGATCCGCTCCCAGCACCTGGTCCGCGCCACCGACCGGTTCCTGCACTGGCACTGGAACGGATGGCGGCGGGAGCGGCTGTCCACAAGCTCCCCCGCACCGTTGGATCCGCCCGCCGACGCGACGTAG
- a CDS encoding lipid-transfer protein, whose translation MTERTLSGRAAIAGIGATEFSKESGRSELQLSVEAVRHALADCGLTPADVDGLVTFTMDTSSEIAVARELGIPELRFFSRINYGGGAACATVQQAAMAVATGVADVVVAYRGFNERSGDRFGQVSAWAAQQVNTNGLDNAWTYPLGLSTPAATVAMQARRYMHEYGATSADFGRVAVADRRHAATNPAAFFFGKPITLEDHQASRMIADPLHLLDCCQESDGAVALVVVSAERAKDLAQPPAYVAAAAQGSGRDQFVMTSYYRDDIGIPEIGVVGRELWKQSGLTPADMPMAVLYDHFTPYVLMQLEELGFCGRGEAKDFVKDGAIEIGGRLPINTHGGQLGEAYIHGMNGIAEGVRQIRGTSVNPVADAHHVLVTAGTGVPTSGLILSA comes from the coding sequence ATGACCGAGCGCACCCTGTCGGGCAGGGCCGCGATCGCCGGCATCGGCGCGACCGAGTTCTCCAAGGAGTCGGGCCGCTCCGAGCTCCAGCTCTCCGTCGAGGCCGTGCGCCACGCGCTCGCCGACTGCGGCCTCACGCCCGCCGACGTCGACGGCCTGGTCACCTTCACGATGGACACCTCGTCCGAGATCGCCGTGGCCCGCGAGCTCGGCATCCCCGAGCTGCGCTTCTTCAGCCGGATCAACTACGGCGGCGGTGCTGCCTGCGCCACCGTCCAGCAGGCCGCGATGGCCGTCGCCACCGGCGTCGCCGACGTCGTCGTCGCCTACCGCGGCTTCAACGAGCGCTCGGGTGACCGGTTCGGCCAGGTGTCGGCGTGGGCGGCCCAGCAGGTCAACACCAACGGCCTCGACAACGCCTGGACCTACCCGCTCGGCCTGTCCACCCCGGCCGCCACGGTCGCGATGCAGGCCCGCCGCTACATGCACGAGTACGGCGCCACCTCGGCCGACTTCGGCCGCGTCGCGGTCGCCGACCGCCGGCACGCCGCCACCAACCCGGCCGCGTTCTTCTTCGGCAAGCCGATCACCCTCGAGGACCACCAGGCCTCCCGGATGATCGCCGACCCGCTGCACCTGCTCGACTGCTGCCAGGAGTCCGACGGCGCCGTCGCCCTCGTGGTCGTGTCGGCCGAGCGGGCCAAGGACCTGGCCCAGCCACCGGCGTACGTCGCCGCCGCGGCGCAGGGCTCGGGCCGCGACCAGTTCGTGATGACGTCCTACTACCGCGACGACATCGGCATCCCCGAGATCGGCGTGGTGGGCCGCGAGCTGTGGAAGCAGTCCGGCCTCACCCCCGCCGACATGCCGATGGCCGTGCTCTACGACCACTTCACGCCGTACGTCCTCATGCAGCTCGAGGAGCTCGGCTTCTGCGGCCGCGGCGAGGCCAAGGACTTCGTCAAGGACGGCGCCATCGAGATCGGCGGCCGGCTGCCCATCAACACCCACGGCGGCCAGCTCGGCGAGGCCTACATCCACGGCATGAACGGCATCGCCGAGGGAGTGCGCCAGATCCGCGGCACCTCGGTCAACCCGGTCGCAGACGCCCACCACGTGCTGGTGACCGCCGGCACCGGTGTGCCCACGAGCGGGCTGATCCTCTCGGCGTAG
- a CDS encoding wax ester/triacylglycerol synthase family O-acyltransferase produces MDRLSGLDASFLYLETPAQLMHVCAVMVLDPATMTARYTFAAMQREIEVRVRDVPGFTRKVRGVPLGLDHPVWVRDKGFDIERHVHRLALPTPGGYAELMDLCAHLASLPLDRSRPLWEMWVIEGYRPEGEESEKVVVFAKMHHATVDGVSGSNLISHLCSLEPDSPPLVPENAPHPRDPGRGELLGRAVIGTATRPVTLVKVLKPSAQLVTRSIGRARQGTAMAAPFSAPRTSFNGTITSHRSIAMADLDLEEIRRIKKVTGTTVNDVVLAVSGGALRAYLAERDELPESSLLATVPVSVRDSSRRSTGANKVSALFTKLGTDIDDPLERLRMLAERNQHAKEHHNAISADALQDWAEFAAPRTFGLAVRAYANLRLAEKHPVVHNLVISNVPGPPVPLYFMGARIDALCPLGPVFHGAGLNVTVMSNAGQMHVGAIACRESMPDTDALVRHFPGELARLSAAVDGAGSPDAAR; encoded by the coding sequence ATGGATCGGCTGTCGGGACTGGATGCGAGCTTCCTCTACCTGGAGACGCCCGCCCAGCTGATGCACGTGTGCGCGGTGATGGTGCTCGACCCGGCGACGATGACCGCGCGCTACACCTTCGCCGCGATGCAGCGCGAGATCGAGGTCCGCGTGCGCGACGTGCCCGGCTTCACCCGCAAGGTGCGCGGCGTCCCGCTCGGCCTCGACCACCCGGTCTGGGTGCGCGACAAGGGCTTCGACATCGAGCGCCACGTGCACCGGCTCGCGCTGCCGACGCCCGGTGGGTACGCCGAGCTGATGGACCTGTGCGCCCACCTCGCCTCGCTGCCGCTCGACCGCTCCCGCCCACTGTGGGAGATGTGGGTGATCGAGGGCTACCGGCCCGAGGGCGAGGAGTCCGAGAAGGTCGTCGTGTTCGCCAAGATGCACCACGCGACGGTCGACGGCGTCTCCGGCTCCAACCTGATCTCGCACCTGTGCTCGCTCGAGCCCGACTCACCGCCCCTGGTGCCCGAGAACGCCCCGCACCCGCGCGACCCCGGTCGGGGCGAGCTGCTCGGCCGTGCCGTCATCGGTACGGCGACCCGCCCGGTCACCCTGGTCAAGGTGCTCAAGCCCTCGGCCCAGCTGGTCACCAGGAGCATCGGTCGCGCCCGGCAGGGGACCGCCATGGCCGCGCCCTTCTCCGCCCCGCGCACCTCCTTCAACGGCACCATCACCTCGCACCGCTCGATCGCGATGGCCGACCTCGACCTCGAGGAGATCCGCCGCATCAAGAAGGTCACCGGCACCACCGTCAACGACGTCGTCCTCGCCGTCTCCGGCGGCGCGCTGCGCGCCTACCTCGCCGAGCGCGACGAGCTGCCCGAGTCCTCGTTGCTGGCGACCGTCCCCGTCAGCGTGCGCGACAGCTCACGGCGCTCGACCGGCGCCAACAAGGTCTCCGCGCTGTTCACCAAGCTCGGCACCGACATCGACGACCCGCTGGAGCGGCTGCGGATGCTCGCCGAGCGCAACCAGCACGCCAAGGAGCACCACAACGCGATCAGCGCCGACGCACTGCAGGACTGGGCGGAGTTCGCCGCGCCGCGGACCTTCGGTCTCGCGGTGCGCGCCTACGCCAACCTGCGCCTGGCGGAGAAGCACCCGGTCGTGCACAACCTGGTCATCTCCAACGTGCCCGGACCGCCGGTCCCGCTCTACTTCATGGGTGCGCGGATCGACGCCCTGTGTCCCCTCGGCCCGGTCTTCCACGGTGCTGGCCTGAACGTCACCGTGATGTCGAACGCCGGCCAGATGCATGTCGGCGCGATCGCCTGCCGCGAGTCGATGCCCGACACCGACGCGCTCGTGCGCCACTTCCCGGGGGAGCTGGCCCGGCTCAGCGCAGCGGTCGATGGCGCGGGAAGTCCCGACGCCGCGCGTTGA
- a CDS encoding alpha/beta fold hydrolase, with protein MGAVSLIDVARRRVELPATRIPSGRMVELPGRGGSTYVTDTPGPHPDSPAIVLLHALGTTGLLTWFPAIEPLSRRFRVITLDQRWHGRGIQGAEFSLTDCADDVAALVDVLGLDEVIVGGYSMGSIVAQRVWRQHPAIVAGLVLGATTDRFQLTAAERGFFLGMGSTMVALRGVSRSRTAVRAARAAARGVDLEVSDLHEWALREFRSTSPWAVGQALAALGQHHSRPWLSRIDVPTAVVAMMRDRVIPTPRQLALARAIPGATVHEVDDGHAGCVLGAGKFVPRFVEAAATVNARRRDFPRHRPLR; from the coding sequence ATGGGTGCCGTCTCACTGATCGACGTCGCGCGCCGCCGCGTGGAGCTGCCGGCGACCCGGATCCCGTCGGGACGGATGGTGGAGCTGCCGGGACGGGGCGGGTCGACGTACGTCACCGACACGCCGGGACCGCACCCGGACTCGCCGGCGATCGTACTGCTGCACGCGCTCGGCACGACCGGACTGCTCACCTGGTTCCCCGCGATCGAGCCGCTGTCGCGGCGTTTCCGCGTGATCACGCTCGACCAGCGCTGGCACGGGCGCGGCATCCAGGGCGCGGAGTTCTCGCTCACCGACTGCGCCGACGACGTGGCCGCGCTGGTCGACGTCCTCGGGCTGGACGAGGTGATCGTCGGCGGCTACTCGATGGGCTCGATCGTCGCCCAGCGGGTCTGGCGCCAGCATCCGGCGATCGTGGCCGGCCTGGTCCTCGGCGCGACCACCGACCGGTTCCAGCTCACCGCGGCCGAGCGCGGGTTCTTCCTGGGCATGGGCTCCACCATGGTCGCGCTGCGCGGCGTCTCGCGGTCCCGTACGGCGGTGCGCGCGGCCCGTGCGGCGGCGCGGGGCGTCGACCTCGAGGTCTCCGACCTGCACGAGTGGGCGCTGCGCGAGTTCCGCTCGACCAGCCCGTGGGCCGTCGGGCAGGCGCTCGCCGCGCTCGGCCAGCACCACTCGCGACCGTGGCTCTCGCGGATCGACGTACCGACCGCCGTGGTCGCGATGATGCGCGACCGGGTCATCCCGACCCCGCGCCAGCTCGCGCTGGCACGCGCGATCCCCGGCGCGACCGTGCACGAGGTCGACGACGGGCACGCCGGGTGCGTGCTCGGCGCCGGGAAGTTCGTGCCGCGCTTCGTCGAGGCGGCCGCGACCGTCAACGCGCGGCGTCGGGACTTCCCGCGCCATCGACCGCTGCGCTGA
- a CDS encoding cupin domain-containing protein, giving the protein MSYPPPLYDGEVSAWVRPGTDGPDLVYPNGNRVHYLARGEATGGLFGLYRWEFSEAVSGPSPHFHRTMSESFYVLEGEVRIHTGTSWTTARPGDFLHVPPGGVHGFRNESGAPASMLLHFAPGAPREPYFEGLDRLARGEEWTPEEYDAFMREHDNVWVEE; this is encoded by the coding sequence ATGTCGTATCCCCCACCCCTCTACGACGGCGAGGTCTCGGCCTGGGTGCGTCCCGGCACCGACGGCCCCGACCTCGTCTACCCCAACGGCAACCGGGTCCACTACCTGGCGCGTGGCGAGGCGACCGGCGGCCTGTTCGGCCTCTACCGCTGGGAGTTCTCCGAGGCGGTCAGCGGTCCGAGCCCGCACTTCCACCGCACCATGTCCGAGTCCTTCTACGTCCTCGAGGGCGAGGTGCGGATCCACACCGGCACCTCGTGGACGACGGCGCGGCCGGGCGACTTCCTGCACGTGCCGCCCGGCGGCGTCCACGGGTTCCGCAACGAGTCCGGTGCCCCGGCGTCGATGCTGCTGCACTTCGCCCCGGGCGCGCCGCGCGAGCCCTACTTCGAGGGGCTCGATCGGCTCGCCCGGGGCGAGGAGTGGACGCCCGAGGAGTACGACGCGTTCATGCGCGAGCACGACAACGTGTGGGTCGAGGAGTAG
- a CDS encoding MaoC family dehydratase, with protein sequence MSAKLFVGDRLPEWTLPITPTLVVSTAIATRDFQDVHHDRDIAQAAGSKDIFVNILTSTALCERYVTDWVGPDVQIRGIAIRLGAPAYPYDTFTFTGEVTDVADGVATIKVVGAVSLGDHVVGTVTVAA encoded by the coding sequence ATGAGCGCCAAGCTGTTCGTGGGGGACCGGCTCCCCGAGTGGACCCTTCCGATCACGCCGACCCTCGTGGTCTCGACCGCGATCGCGACCCGCGACTTCCAAGACGTCCACCACGACCGCGACATCGCCCAGGCGGCCGGATCGAAGGACATCTTCGTCAACATCCTCACCTCGACCGCGCTGTGCGAGCGCTACGTCACCGACTGGGTCGGACCCGACGTGCAGATCCGGGGCATCGCGATCCGCCTCGGCGCGCCGGCGTACCCCTATGACACGTTCACGTTCACCGGTGAGGTGACCGACGTCGCCGACGGCGTCGCCACCATCAAGGTGGTCGGCGCGGTGTCGCTCGGCGACCACGTCGTCGGAACGGTCACGGTGGCGGCATGA
- a CDS encoding acyl-CoA dehydrogenase codes for MDAEAINAVRAVVGEVLEREADARDWAAWAGAGLTSLPVPEEHGGEGLGLTEVAVLLRETGRVAVQVPAWETLCCGALTLAGHGTDAQRKELLPGIAAGELVLTPALRGAATYADGTVSGRKLAVTFAEQAARLLVTAADGDDEVVVLVDPAGPGVTLLPASASSAIPQHTVVLDGAPAEPLADGAAARLRDLARAGLAATAAGVLAGARDLTADYVKGRRQFGRALAEFQAVSLQMADVYITSRTLDLAADNAVWRVAEDLPAEDDLAVAGYWASQVAPYALRTCHHLHGGMGVDITYPLVALTMWGTDLAHALDTTAADVPVEDADAKNLELTDDQRALKARLREYFGGVAAEFDGIHDPDPVEGAWNRHGPTYERMIRRLGTDGWMGVGWPEEYGGHGLGEIEQTIFANEAQYADVHLPSVTLQTVGPTLIRYGTQKQKDLFLERILKGDVHFAIGYSEPDAGTDLASLRTTAKLIEGDGDPYYLVNGQKMWTTGGHQADYLWLAVRTDPDAPKHKGISILIVDTKDPGYSWTPIITADGSHHVNATYFNDVRVPVDMLVGEENQGWKLITTQLNHERVMLGPAGRIEGLRDRVLRWAGAAGVLDRPDVRDVLGRTTAVFRINELLNWEVARAAAAGEIEVADASSSKVFASDQVQHLLADLISLVHRHGDAGETVTKDLLDYLDAQAKRNLVLTFGGGVQEVQRELISMFGLGLPRVPR; via the coding sequence GTGGATGCAGAGGCGATCAACGCAGTACGTGCCGTCGTCGGCGAGGTGCTCGAGCGCGAGGCCGACGCCCGGGACTGGGCGGCCTGGGCCGGAGCCGGACTGACCTCGCTGCCGGTTCCCGAGGAGCACGGTGGCGAAGGACTCGGCCTCACCGAGGTCGCCGTCCTGCTCCGCGAGACCGGCCGCGTCGCCGTCCAGGTGCCGGCGTGGGAGACGCTGTGCTGCGGCGCCCTCACCCTCGCCGGCCACGGCACCGACGCCCAGCGCAAGGAGCTGCTGCCCGGCATCGCCGCCGGCGAGCTGGTCCTCACGCCCGCGCTGCGCGGCGCCGCGACGTACGCCGACGGCACGGTCAGCGGCCGCAAGCTCGCCGTCACCTTCGCCGAGCAGGCCGCCCGCCTCCTCGTGACGGCCGCCGACGGGGACGACGAGGTCGTCGTGCTCGTCGACCCGGCCGGTCCGGGCGTGACCCTGCTGCCCGCCAGCGCGTCCAGTGCCATCCCGCAGCACACCGTCGTCCTCGACGGCGCCCCGGCCGAGCCGCTCGCCGACGGTGCCGCCGCCCGGCTGCGCGACCTGGCTCGAGCCGGCCTGGCCGCCACCGCCGCGGGCGTGCTCGCCGGTGCCCGCGACCTGACCGCCGACTACGTCAAGGGCCGCCGGCAGTTCGGTCGCGCGCTCGCCGAGTTCCAGGCCGTCTCGCTCCAGATGGCCGACGTCTACATCACCTCGCGCACCCTCGACCTCGCTGCCGACAACGCCGTGTGGCGCGTCGCCGAGGACCTCCCGGCCGAGGACGACCTCGCCGTGGCCGGCTACTGGGCGAGCCAGGTGGCGCCGTACGCCCTGCGCACCTGTCACCACCTCCACGGCGGCATGGGCGTCGACATCACCTACCCGCTCGTCGCGCTGACCATGTGGGGCACCGACCTCGCGCACGCGCTCGACACCACCGCGGCCGACGTCCCGGTCGAGGACGCCGACGCCAAGAACCTCGAGCTGACCGACGACCAGCGCGCGCTCAAGGCGCGACTGCGCGAGTACTTCGGCGGTGTCGCGGCCGAGTTCGACGGCATCCACGACCCGGACCCGGTCGAGGGCGCCTGGAACCGCCACGGGCCGACCTACGAGCGGATGATCCGCCGCCTCGGCACCGACGGCTGGATGGGCGTCGGCTGGCCGGAGGAGTACGGCGGCCACGGGCTCGGCGAGATCGAGCAGACGATCTTCGCCAACGAGGCGCAGTACGCCGACGTGCACCTCCCGTCGGTCACCCTGCAGACCGTCGGCCCGACCCTGATCCGCTACGGCACGCAGAAGCAGAAGGACCTCTTCCTCGAGCGCATCCTCAAGGGCGACGTGCACTTCGCGATCGGCTACAGCGAGCCCGACGCCGGCACGGACCTCGCCTCGCTGCGCACCACGGCCAAGCTGATCGAGGGCGACGGCGACCCCTACTACCTGGTCAACGGACAGAAGATGTGGACCACCGGCGGCCACCAGGCCGACTACCTGTGGCTCGCGGTCCGCACCGACCCGGACGCCCCGAAGCACAAGGGCATCTCGATCCTGATCGTGGACACCAAGGATCCCGGCTACAGCTGGACCCCGATCATCACGGCCGACGGCTCGCACCACGTCAACGCGACGTACTTCAACGACGTCCGGGTCCCCGTCGACATGCTCGTCGGCGAGGAGAACCAGGGCTGGAAGCTGATCACGACCCAGCTCAACCACGAGCGGGTCATGCTCGGCCCCGCCGGACGGATCGAGGGCCTGCGCGATCGGGTCCTGCGCTGGGCCGGGGCGGCCGGCGTCCTCGACCGTCCCGACGTCCGCGACGTGCTCGGCAGGACCACCGCGGTGTTCCGGATCAACGAGCTGCTCAACTGGGAGGTCGCGCGTGCCGCGGCCGCCGGCGAGATCGAGGTGGCGGACGCGTCGTCGTCGAAGGTCTTCGCCTCCGACCAGGTGCAGCACCTGCTCGCCGACCTCATCTCGCTCGTGCACCGCCACGGTGACGCGGGGGAGACGGTGACGAAGGACCTGCTCGACTACCTCGATGCGCAGGCCAAGCGGAACCTCGTGCTCACCTTCGGTGGCGGGGTGCAGGAGGTCCAGCGCGAGCTGATCTCGATGTTCGGCCTCGGCCTGCCGCGGGTGCCGCGATGA
- a CDS encoding MaoC family dehydratase N-terminal domain-containing protein, giving the protein MSTHEQQALVDPAVHEKIMAEADRIKAWGEAAERVARDEVNQPTINNWLEAMGLDNPRFAAGEAPPSMAQVWTMYGLGGKPPEQDPLHSMMRVLTDAGFTAVLGTNCEQSYDRYLRVGEQLRVTTALDSVVGPKATGMGVGYFVTSRNTWYVDHPDGPSERVATMLFRVLKFVPRAKADA; this is encoded by the coding sequence ATGAGCACCCACGAGCAGCAGGCGCTGGTGGACCCCGCGGTCCACGAGAAGATCATGGCCGAGGCCGACCGGATCAAGGCCTGGGGCGAGGCCGCCGAGCGGGTCGCCCGCGACGAGGTGAACCAGCCGACGATCAACAACTGGCTGGAGGCGATGGGCCTCGACAACCCGCGGTTCGCGGCGGGCGAGGCGCCGCCGTCGATGGCCCAGGTCTGGACCATGTACGGCCTCGGCGGCAAGCCGCCCGAGCAGGACCCCCTCCACTCGATGATGCGGGTGCTCACCGACGCGGGCTTCACCGCCGTCCTCGGCACCAACTGCGAGCAGTCCTACGACCGCTACCTGCGAGTGGGGGAGCAGCTGCGGGTCACCACCGCGCTCGACTCGGTCGTCGGCCCGAAGGCCACCGGGATGGGCGTCGGCTACTTCGTGACCTCCCGCAACACCTGGTACGTCGACCACCCCGACGGGCCCAGCGAGCGGGTCGCGACCATGCTCTTCCGGGTCCTCAAGTTCGTCCCGCGTGCGAAAGCCGACGCGTGA